A region of Thioalbus denitrificans DNA encodes the following proteins:
- the glcE gene encoding glycolate oxidase subunit GlcE, with protein sequence MSQDQTRILQEQVLAAAADGTRLDIRGCGSKRDLGRSAAGAPLDVTGHRGIVSYEPKELVVTARCGTTLEELEAELARRGQMLAFEPPRFGAGATLGGTIAAGLSGPRRAYAGSARDFVLGTRVLTGRGEVLRFGGEVMKNVAGYDISRLMTGAWGTLGVLLEVSLKVLPHPAGELTLVQSRGTADALEAMNRWAGRPLPLSATCHDGERLYVRLSGAASAVEQARAVIGGEPLEDGAGFWSDRIREQGHAFFAGGTPLWRLALPSAAPMPALPGKWLIEWGGGQRWLRSDAEAETIRSVAARLGGHATLFRHGDRTGPVFHPLPAPLLALHRRLKNAFDPQGLLNPGRMYAEI encoded by the coding sequence ATGAGCCAGGACCAGACCCGAATCCTGCAGGAACAGGTCCTGGCCGCGGCCGCGGACGGAACCCGCCTCGACATCCGCGGCTGCGGAAGCAAGCGGGACCTCGGCCGGTCCGCCGCCGGCGCCCCCCTCGACGTCACCGGCCACCGGGGCATCGTCAGCTACGAACCCAAGGAACTGGTGGTGACCGCCCGCTGCGGCACGACCCTGGAGGAGCTGGAGGCGGAGCTGGCGCGACGGGGCCAGATGCTGGCCTTCGAGCCGCCCCGCTTCGGCGCCGGCGCCACCCTGGGCGGCACCATCGCCGCCGGCCTCTCCGGACCGCGCCGCGCCTATGCCGGCTCCGCCCGCGACTTCGTGCTCGGCACCCGGGTGCTGACCGGCCGTGGCGAGGTCCTGCGCTTCGGCGGCGAGGTGATGAAGAACGTGGCCGGCTACGACATCTCCAGGCTGATGACGGGCGCCTGGGGCACCCTCGGCGTGCTGCTCGAGGTCAGTCTCAAGGTGCTGCCGCACCCGGCCGGTGAGCTCACCCTGGTCCAGTCGCGCGGGACCGCCGACGCCCTCGAGGCCATGAACCGCTGGGCCGGCCGGCCGCTGCCCCTCAGCGCCACCTGCCATGACGGCGAGCGGCTCTACGTCCGCCTCTCCGGCGCGGCCAGCGCCGTGGAGCAGGCCCGGGCGGTCATCGGCGGCGAACCGCTGGAAGACGGCGCGGGATTCTGGTCCGACCGCATCCGTGAGCAGGGACACGCCTTCTTCGCCGGCGGCACCCCCCTGTGGCGCCTCGCCCTGCCGAGCGCGGCGCCCATGCCCGCGCTGCCCGGCAAGTGGCTGATCGAGTGGGGCGGCGGCCAGCGCTGGCTGCGCAGCGACGCGGAGGCGGAGACGATTCGCTCCGTCGCGGCCCGCCTCGGCGGCCATGCCACCCTGTTCCGCCACGGCGACCGGACGGGGCCGGTGTTCCACCCCCTGCCCGCGCCGCTGCTGGCACTCCACCGCCGGCTGAAGAACGCCTTCGATCCCCAGGGCCTGCTCAACCCCGGCCGCATGTACGCGGAAATCTAG
- the glcF gene encoding glycolate oxidase subunit GlcF → MQTSLTAEFLATPEGREADAILRACVHCGFCTATCPTYQLLGDELDGPRGRIYQLKLMLEGVPPTRTTQLHLDRCLTCRACETTCPSGVRYARLADLGRAELEQRVPRPAGERLTRWLLRTLVPYPGRLRPFIALGRLARPLLPTALRRKVPAKRPAGPWLAAARDRRMLVLEGCVQAVATPATNAAAARVLARLGVTLIRADSAGCCGAVSTHLAAPAEGLDFMRRNIDAWWPHIEAGAEAIVVSASGCGTMVKEYGEALRNDPAYAAKAGRVAGLARDIAEVVAQEDLGRLKARAEGRKVAFHSPCSLQHGQRIRGVVESILRGAGFQLTPVPDAHLCCGSAGTYSLLQPELSGELLANKVAALQSGGPEVIATANIGCQLHIESGAAVPVRHWIELLDEVCS, encoded by the coding sequence ATGCAGACCAGCCTGACAGCGGAATTCCTGGCCACGCCCGAGGGGCGGGAGGCGGACGCGATCCTGCGCGCCTGCGTGCATTGCGGCTTCTGCACCGCCACCTGCCCCACCTACCAGCTGCTGGGCGACGAGCTGGACGGACCGCGGGGGCGCATCTACCAGCTCAAGCTGATGCTGGAGGGTGTGCCGCCCACGCGCACCACCCAGCTGCACCTGGATCGCTGCCTGACCTGCCGGGCCTGCGAGACCACCTGCCCCTCGGGGGTACGCTACGCGCGGCTGGCTGACCTCGGCCGCGCCGAGCTGGAACAGCGGGTGCCGCGTCCCGCCGGGGAGCGACTGACGCGCTGGCTGCTGCGGACGCTGGTGCCCTACCCCGGCCGTCTCCGGCCGTTCATCGCCCTGGGCCGGCTGGCCCGGCCGCTGCTGCCGACAGCGCTGAGGCGCAAGGTGCCGGCCAAGCGCCCGGCCGGACCCTGGCTCGCCGCGGCCCGGGACCGGCGCATGCTGGTACTGGAGGGGTGCGTGCAGGCGGTGGCCACGCCCGCCACCAACGCCGCCGCGGCCCGGGTTCTCGCCCGCCTCGGCGTCACCCTGATCCGGGCCGACTCGGCAGGCTGCTGCGGCGCCGTGAGCACCCACCTGGCGGCACCCGCGGAAGGGCTCGACTTCATGCGCCGTAACATCGACGCCTGGTGGCCCCATATCGAGGCCGGCGCCGAGGCCATCGTGGTCAGCGCCAGCGGCTGCGGGACCATGGTCAAGGAGTACGGCGAGGCATTGCGCAACGACCCCGCCTACGCCGCGAAGGCCGGGCGGGTTGCGGGACTCGCCCGCGACATCGCCGAGGTGGTGGCGCAGGAGGACCTCGGGCGGCTGAAGGCCCGGGCTGAAGGCCGCAAGGTGGCGTTCCACAGCCCCTGCAGCCTCCAGCACGGCCAGCGGATACGGGGCGTGGTGGAGTCGATCCTGCGCGGAGCCGGGTTTCAGCTCACGCCGGTACCCGACGCCCACCTCTGCTGCGGCTCCGCCGGCACCTACTCCCTGCTCCAGCCGGAACTGTCGGGAGAGCTCCTCGCCAACAAGGTCGCGGCCCTGCAGTCGGGCGGGCCCGAGGTCATCGCCACCGCCAACATCGGCTGCCAGCTCCACATCGAAAGCGGCGCCGCCGTCCCCGTCCGCCACTGGATCGAGCTGCTGGACGAGGTCTGTAGCTGA
- a CDS encoding NAD(P)-dependent oxidoreductase: MKERVGFVGLGIMGRPMALNLLRAGHGLAVHARRAEMMSPLVEAGAAACGSPAEVAAQADIVFTMVSDTPDVEQVILGDGGLVGTIRAGSVVVDMSTISPSATRAMADRLREHGVEMLDAPVSGGERGAIDGTLSIMAGGAVETFERVRPLFEAMGRNIIHIGGNGAGQVAKACNQVVIAQTLVGVGEAFILARASGVDPARVRAALLGGFAGSRVLEVHGQRMLDDDYTPGFKTALHQKDMRIAVQAAHELGIALPGAAQAAQYINALVGRGLGELDSAAVFRLQEELSGQGHGEG; this comes from the coding sequence ATGAAGGAAAGGGTCGGGTTTGTCGGGCTGGGGATCATGGGACGGCCCATGGCGCTGAATCTCCTGCGGGCGGGTCATGGGCTCGCGGTGCACGCGCGCCGCGCGGAGATGATGTCCCCGCTGGTGGAGGCCGGGGCCGCTGCCTGCGGCTCGCCGGCGGAGGTGGCCGCGCAGGCGGACATCGTCTTCACCATGGTTTCCGACACCCCCGATGTCGAGCAGGTCATCCTCGGTGACGGCGGGCTCGTCGGGACGATCCGCGCCGGCAGCGTGGTGGTGGACATGAGCACCATCTCCCCCTCCGCCACCCGGGCCATGGCCGACCGGCTGCGGGAGCATGGCGTGGAGATGCTCGACGCGCCGGTCTCCGGGGGTGAGCGCGGCGCCATCGACGGCACCCTCTCCATCATGGCGGGCGGTGCCGTGGAGACCTTCGAGCGGGTGCGGCCCCTGTTCGAGGCGATGGGCAGGAACATCATCCACATCGGCGGCAACGGCGCCGGCCAGGTGGCCAAGGCCTGCAACCAGGTGGTCATCGCCCAGACGCTGGTGGGCGTGGGCGAGGCCTTCATTCTCGCGCGCGCCTCGGGCGTGGACCCCGCCCGGGTGCGTGCCGCGCTGCTGGGCGGTTTCGCCGGCAGCCGCGTGCTGGAGGTGCACGGCCAGCGCATGCTCGACGACGACTACACGCCGGGGTTCAAGACCGCCCTGCACCAGAAGGACATGCGCATCGCCGTGCAGGCGGCCCACGAGCTCGGCATCGCCCTGCCCGGCGCCGCGCAGGCGGCCCAGTACATCAACGCCCTCGTCGGCCGGGGGCTGGGCGAGCTCGACTCCGCCGCCGTCTTCCGGCTGCAGGAGGAGCTGTCGGGCCAGGGCCACGGGGAAGGCTGA